A window from Desulfurispora thermophila DSM 16022 encodes these proteins:
- the cdaA gene encoding diadenylate cyclase CdaA — translation MFGNWPGWNWHFDWNIDFNFWDIFGLTSIIDIAIVTYVLYRLMLLIKGTRAVQLLKGIAVLLVATAISSLFKLYTLHWLLKQSLYFLAVALPIVFQPELRRALEKIGGGKFIARSFVNLSEGELEKTISSIGQAVEYLAERRIGALLVLERVTGLEEHAETGVKLDAWLSAELLVNLFIPKTPLHDGAVIVRGSRILAAGCVLPLTDEHNLSKELGTRHRAGIGISEVSDALAVMVSEETGKISLAVEGTLLRGLTRPALEEKLQQLWQVSRQASALGQLWMRR, via the coding sequence TTGTTTGGTAACTGGCCCGGTTGGAACTGGCACTTTGACTGGAACATTGACTTCAATTTCTGGGATATCTTCGGCCTGACCAGCATTATTGACATAGCCATTGTCACTTATGTCCTCTACCGCCTGATGTTGCTGATCAAGGGTACGCGGGCCGTGCAACTGCTGAAAGGCATCGCCGTGCTGCTGGTGGCCACGGCTATCAGCAGCCTGTTCAAACTGTACACCCTGCACTGGCTGCTCAAACAGTCGCTATACTTCCTGGCGGTGGCCCTGCCCATTGTCTTTCAGCCCGAACTGCGGCGTGCTCTGGAAAAAATTGGCGGGGGAAAATTCATTGCCCGCTCTTTTGTGAATCTCTCCGAGGGCGAACTGGAAAAGACCATCAGCAGCATCGGGCAGGCTGTGGAATACCTGGCCGAGCGCAGGATCGGTGCTTTGCTGGTGCTGGAGCGGGTAACCGGGCTGGAGGAACACGCCGAGACCGGCGTCAAGCTGGACGCCTGGCTCAGCGCCGAACTGCTGGTCAACCTGTTCATCCCCAAAACGCCTCTGCACGACGGTGCGGTCATTGTAAGGGGCAGCCGCATCCTGGCTGCCGGGTGCGTGTTGCCCCTGACGGACGAGCACAATTTGAGCAAGGAACTGGGTACGCGACACCGGGCCGGCATAGGCATCAGCGAGGTGTCCGACGCCCTGGCCGTGATGGTATCCGAAGAGACGGGCAAAATATCCCTGGCTGTGGAGGGGACGCTGCTGCGCGGTTTGACCAGGCCCGCCCTGGAGGAAAAACTGCAGCAGCTCTGGCAGGTATCCCGGCAGGCGTCCGCTCTGGGTCAGCTCTGGATGCGGAGGTGA
- a CDS encoding CdaR family protein, whose translation MKFDWRRLSLRLLALFFAVVLWVYVTNEQFPASQQVYNVPLEVKNQVDYLVVSGIPEYVSVRAEGLRSRLLVLRPSDIKASIDLAQVQEGENNIRVAITSPPDVKIVQVTPEVVKVSADRRMSKQMPVVAQLQGEPQRGYVAGQPSVSPPTVTVSGPKKILDSMQQFTVSVNLQGAAQNIEQNLPVTVRHELVSVSPRLVKVSVPVLPLPDKYLPVRVELTGQPAEGYRVEKVLVSPAQVRVQGEAALLATLSELPAEPVDLSGASESFSRTVRLLPPAGVLCASDTVQVQVVLQPLPQQAEQPPQQ comes from the coding sequence GTGAAATTTGACTGGCGCAGACTCTCCTTAAGGCTGCTGGCCCTCTTTTTCGCCGTGGTGCTGTGGGTCTACGTGACCAATGAACAATTCCCGGCCAGCCAGCAGGTTTACAATGTGCCGCTGGAAGTAAAAAACCAGGTTGATTACCTGGTGGTGAGCGGCATTCCGGAATATGTGTCCGTGCGGGCCGAAGGACTGCGCAGCCGGCTGCTGGTGCTGCGCCCCTCCGACATCAAGGCCAGCATTGATCTGGCTCAGGTGCAGGAGGGGGAGAACAACATCCGGGTGGCTATCACCTCACCCCCCGATGTGAAAATTGTGCAGGTGACGCCCGAAGTGGTCAAAGTGAGCGCCGATCGCCGGATGAGCAAACAAATGCCGGTGGTGGCCCAGCTGCAGGGCGAGCCGCAGCGCGGCTATGTGGCCGGTCAGCCCAGTGTCAGTCCACCCACAGTGACTGTGAGCGGTCCGAAAAAAATTCTGGACAGCATGCAGCAGTTTACAGTCAGCGTCAATCTGCAGGGAGCGGCGCAAAACATTGAGCAAAACCTGCCGGTAACGGTGCGCCACGAGCTGGTATCGGTTTCCCCGCGCCTGGTCAAAGTGAGCGTACCTGTGCTACCCCTGCCGGACAAATATCTGCCCGTGCGGGTGGAATTGACCGGGCAGCCGGCGGAAGGATACCGGGTGGAAAAGGTGCTGGTCAGTCCGGCCCAGGTGCGGGTGCAGGGAGAAGCCGCCCTGCTGGCCACACTGTCCGAACTGCCGGCCGAACCGGTGGACTTAAGTGGCGCCAGCGAATCCTTCAGTCGCACTGTAAGGCTGCTACCTCCGGCCGGAGTGCTTTGTGCCAGCGACACCGTGCAGGTGCAGGTTGTGCTGCAGCCCCTGCCCCAGCAGGCCGAGCAGCCGCCGCAGCAGTAG